The window acaaaggattataagactcctacaaaaaattattcaccaacaaactggacaacctaggaaaaatagataaattcctagaaacatacaatcttccaagactgaaataggtagaaatagaaaatttgaactcacaacaaacaaaagctaaagacCACACAGCCTCATTgctgaattccaccaaacatttactgagttaaTACCCacccttctcaaactattcccaaaaattaaagagaaaggaatgcttccaaattcattctatgaggcaagGATTACCATGGTACCAAAACCAGACCAAGACACTACAAGaaggaaaattacaggccaatgtCCTtaatgaacaaagatgcaaaaattatcaacaaaatagtagcaaaccaaattcaacaatacattaaaaagatattcGCCACgatcaaataaaattattccagggatgcaaggatggttcaatatttacaaattgatgtgatatgccacattaacaaaatgaatgataaaaatcatataatcagggcacctgggtggctcagttggttaagcatctgccttcagctcaggtcatgatcccgaggccCTGGCATCAagctccatgtctggctccctgctgagtggggagtctgcctctcagtctccctctgtccctctccccctgatcatgcactctctcaaataaatctttaaaaaaaaattaaaaatttaagatattttaaaaaaaatgtttttaaaaaatcatatggtcatctcagtagatgcagaaaaaaaatattggacaaaattcaatatccactcacaataaaaactcaaaaaagggcagcccgggtggcttagcggtttagcactgccttcagcccagggcctgatcctggggaccggggattgagtcccgtgttgggctccatgcatggagcctgcttctccctctgcctgtgtctctgcctctctttctctctctcctctctctctctttctgtctctcatgaataaataaataaaattcaaaaaaaactcaaaaaagtgGATATAGAGGATAGAAGAatcatatctcaacataataaaggccatataggaCAAACCCAGAGCTAACGTTATACACCAtggtaaaaagctgaaaatatttcctctaagatcaagaacaagacaaggatgtgcCCCTCTCTTCCTCGTTGCCGCCTGCGGAGGTGGCAGCCATCAATCGCTGGGCATCATGGCTGCCCTCAGACCTCTGGTGAAGCCCAAGATCGttaaaaagaggaccaagaagtTCATCCAGCACCAGTCAGACCGATATGTCCAAATTAAGCACAACTGGCGGAAACCCAGAGGCATTGACAATAGGGTACGCAGAAGATTCAGGGGCCAAATCTTGATGCCCAACATTGGTTACGGGaccaacaagaaaacaaagcacatgcTGCCCAGTGGCTTCCGGAAGTTCCTAGTCCACAACGTCAAGGAGCCTGAAGTGCTGCTGATGTACAACAAATCTTATTGTGCAGAGATTGCTCACAATGTATCCTCCAAGAACCGCAAAGCCATTGTGGAAAGAGCAGCCCAGCTGGCCATCAGAGTCACCAATCCCAATGCCAGGCTGCATAgcgaagaaaatgaataaacaacttATGTGCGTGtcatatttgtgttaataaaaccataaaactacaaaaataaaaaaaagacaaggatgtgATGTCCACTCTTGCTACTTTATTCAACACAATACTGGAAGCCATCACCACGGCAatcaagataagaaaaagaaataagacatccAAAAtagtaaggaaaaagtaaaacagtcattatttgtagatgacataacACCATGTATAAAACCTAAAGACTctaaaaaaactgttagaaatgagtaaattcaggggcgtctgggtggctcaactggtaaAGCAttcacctcttggtttcagctcaggtaatcaTCTCCCGGCCATGATATAGAACCCTACATCATGTTCCACACTTAGTCTGCgggagattctctctttcctccctctctgttctctgcctatatcctctctctctctttctctctctctttctcaaacaaaaaaataataataagcaaatttagtaattttcaggatacaaaattaatatacaaacatctattgcatttctatatactagtaatgaactagcagaaagagaaatcaagaaaacaatcccatttacagttatataaaaaagaatacctagaaataaatttaactaaggaagaGAAAGACTTATACCCAGAAAAccataagacattgatgaaagaaattgaagatgacacaaataaatggaaagatataccatgctcatagatgggaagaattaatattattaaaatgtccatactatccaaagcaaactacagattcaatgcaacccctatcaaaataccaaaagcatttttcacagaactggaacaaacaatcctaaaatttatatagaccCACAGAAGATTCCAAatacggatgcctgggtggctcagtggttgagcttctgcctttggcccagggtatgatcctggagtcccgggatcgagtcccgtattgggcccttgtgtggagcctgcttctgtctctgcctgtgtctctgcctctctgtgtgtctttcatgaataaataaataaaatcttttaaaaatatattccaaatagccaaaacaatcttgagaaagaaaaacaaagctggaggtatcataatcccaAATTTTAAACTATACTACATTAAGCTACAGTGAtcgaaacagtatggtactggcacaaaaacagacacccaGATCAATAGAATAGgactgagaatccagaaataaacccatacgtATATAGTTagttaatctacaacaaaggaggcaagaatatagaATGAGgaaatgacttcttttttatgGGAAAGCTGAAGAGcttcatgcaaaagaatgcaattggaccactatcttataccatacacaaaagtaaactcaaaatggattaaagacctaaatgtaagactgAAGTCATAaagctcttaaaagaaaacacagacagtAATCTGTTACATATTAgtcttaacaatattttttggATCCATCTCCTCAGACAAggtcaacaaaagcaaaataaaagccttttgcacagtgaaggaaacaaaaaggcaacctatggaatgggagaagagatttgtaagtgatatccaataaggggttaatatccaaaatatacaaataactaaTATAActcaatactgaaaaaaattggattaaaaaatgggcagaggacctgaacatttttccaaagaagacacacacagatggccaacagacagacacatgaaaaagatgctcaatatcactaatcatcagggaaatgcaaatcaaaaccacaataagatatcacctcataccagtcagaatggtcattatcaaaaatgcaagaaataacaagtgttggcaaggatttggaggAAAGGGAGCCCTtgcacactgctggtggaaatgtaaattggtacagctgctctggaaaactgtatggatgttcctcaaaaattaaaaatagaaattccataTGATGTAGTAAGTTCAGTgctagtatttacccaaagaaaatgaaatcacaattcaaaaagatacacacacccctatgtttattgcagcattatttacaatagccaagatatggaagcaacctaagtgtctaaagacagatgaatcaataaagaagatgtggtgtgtatatatccAACGGTATATTAGCCAGccaacacaaagaataaaatcttgccattttgtgacaacatagatcttgcaggcattatgctgagtgaaataaattagagaaagacaaatactttatgatctcatatgtggaatctaaaaaaacaaaaatatgatcaaacaaaaaccagaaacagattcaaatacagagaacaatctgatggttgccagaggggaggtgggtagggagttgggtaaaggagattaagaggtacaatctctcagctgtaaaataaagaagtcatgaGGGTGAAAAATACAACATAGaggatatagtcaacaatattgtagTAATGTTTGGTGACCAATGGTAGCTATACTTATTGTGGCGAGCATAGTGTAATGTACAGTacatcaaatcactatgttatgcACCTGAAACTAGAATGACATTGCATGTCAtctatactttaattaaaagttaaaaaaattgggggcacttgagtggctcagtcagttaagtgactgactactggtttcaactcaggtcatgatctcagggtcatgagatcaggcccaagtagggctctacacccagtgaggagtcttcttgaggattctctccctctgcccctccccctacttgctcaTGTGCAAGAACACtgtctttctcaataaatatattttttaaataagttaaaaaatttttttcaagtgtaggatcttgaaatattttctttatacctGTCCTGGAACTGCCCAGCCATTTCCTTGCTGTCATTACATACAACTGGCAGCATGTCAGCCCAATACCCATTAGAAACTGTCTGAATGATCCTATTctgaaatattaataagaaatttggcccctggggtgcctgggcagctcagctggttaagcaaatgactggtttcaactcaggtcatgatctcagggtcatgagatccagccctgggtctgagccctgtatctggctccGCAACTCCTGAGGTGTCtccttgggactctctctccctctcc is drawn from Vulpes lagopus strain Blue_001 chromosome 8, ASM1834538v1, whole genome shotgun sequence and contains these coding sequences:
- the LOC121496865 gene encoding 60S ribosomal protein L32-like, coding for MAALRPLVKPKIVKKRTKKFIQHQSDRYVQIKHNWRKPRGIDNRVRRRFRGQILMPNIGYGTNKKTKHMLPSGFRKFLVHNVKEPEVLLMYNKSYCAEIAHNVSSKNRKAIVERAAQLAIRVTNPNARLHSEENE